CAGATGTTAGGAATTTTGAAGCTTTCAAATATCTACATATAGGATGTATTTCCGATTTAAAACGGAAAAGTCTACCTGAAATAGCGAAAATTGTCGGGCTAGATAACTATCAAGGACTACATCATTTCTTAACTACACCATCATGGTCAGTAGAACAGTTAAGAGCTTTGCGATTACAACTAATTTTAGAGGTACTAAAAGGAAGACCAATCATTTTAATTATTGATGAAACAGGAGATAAAAAGAAAGGTAATACCACAGATTATGTGAAACGTCAGTACATAGGCAATTTAGGAAAAGTAGAGAATGGCGTTGTGGCAGTCACAGCTTACGGTATGTTCTGTGGAATGACATTTCCACTGCTGTTTGAAGTATACAAGCCACGAGAAAAATTAAAGCCAGGAGACAAATATCTTACTAAGCCTCAAATCGGGGCAATGCTAATACGCAAGCTACAGTTAATGGGATTCAAATTCAACTTGGTACTAGCAGATAGCTTATATGGTGAGAGTAGCACAAATTTTATACCCGTATTAGATGAATTAGATTTAAATTATTTAGTAGCAATTCGCTCAAACCATTCTGTAGCATTGCTTAAAGGTCAGTATACTCAATATTTAAACTGGCATAAGTTTAAAAGAGTATTCTCTGACTTAAGTAGTGAGAATCGGTTTATTAGAGAAATAATACATGGCAAACGTAGCAATCATAGGTATTGGCAAATTACTACAGACACTCTTAACTTACCTGGAAACTCTACCTGGTATGTAATGAGTAAATACCCAGACATTACACCAAGAGAAGTTGGGAATTTCTATGGCTTTAGGACATGGGTTGAGTATGGTTTAAAACAAAGTAAGAATCAGTTAGGTTGGGCAGATTATCGTTTTACTTGCTATGAAGATATTGAACGGTGGTGGGAGATTATTTGTAGCGCCTACTTAATGGTTAGTCTTCATTCAGAATCTCTGCGCCCTTATCCCCTAGATTCTCAATCAACATTTGCTTCACATCAGAGGTGGGATAATGGTAAAGGTTGGAAGAATATTCTCAATAATCTCCGTCTCATCCTTCAACCTTTTACCCTATTTAATTTAATTCAGCCTTGGCTTTCAGTTTTTCCTATTCCTCATTTATCTTTGGGATTTGCTAAACTCCAATCTGTTGTTTATTACCTTACCTATCCTACTTTTATATCCCTGACTGACCCTGATTTCTATTTTTCCTCTGCCTAAAGTGACACAACAGGGTTAATCTGATTTTTGACTAGGGAGAGTTGACGTTTAAAAAGAAGTAACACATTCAGGATGATTCTTTTTCTAGAACCAATTACTGCTCAAGAGAAATATTAGCCGAGTAGATATGCCATCTACGTTGCTTTGGAGTTGAGCCAGGAACATTATTGACTCGTCGCAGCTTATAGCTACCACGAAAACGCTGTGGAGTTCCATTGCTAGTAACACTCGTAACAGTAACGGGAATTTCAATATATAGCGAACCTGCTGCCCCTTCTAAAGAACCTGGTTTTCCGACTTCTTCAACAATGGATACGATGTTAGCAAAACCCTGCTGAAATTCCTCAAATGATTGCTTACTGGCAGTACCATCTCCATCCTAAGCCAAGTAAGCTTGTTTATAGTCTTGGCGAGGGATGGCATCGTAATAATCATGAATGAGTTGGACTGCTTGTTGTTCTTGGGACTGGTTTTTTACAGGATTTTGTGTGCTAGAGGTGGGTGGAGAAGATGGATTAGAGGTGTCCGAAAAATTTGCCAATGTTAGGCGATTGGCAGATGCTAGTTGTGATGTAGCAGAGTTATTGCAAGCTGTAATGGACATAGCAAGCAATAAAACTCCAATGACTTTATAACGCTGTTTTAACCAAATATAAAAAGAAAGGTTGATATTCAACAAAGCTATCTCCTGTGGAATCTGCACTAGTAGCCTGATAAATTCAGCATACTTGAATTTATTGGTTACAGCCATTGACAAATTAAGATGAATAGTAATACTTTCAGCCAATAAGCCCCTAGTGTGGGCGACGCTATTTTTACCCCAATCTATGAATCTTCAAGAAGTCAAAAATCAATTTCCAGAAGCAGTAGGTAAGATCGAGACACTTGAAAGACTAGGGTTCGCTTCCCGTAGTGGTAATTAGATTGATACCCTTGACTTTGAGAAAGCACAGACAGCTTGTTGGTTAGTCGGAAGAGCCGATAATGATCGAGACGCTGATGCCCTTATTCGTACTTTGTCTGGTCAACGTCGTGAATTATGGATCTTGCAGCAACTTCCCTCAGTCTCATCGCTACTGAGAGACACCTAAAATCTTTGTTGTCTATTCTGTCTATTAGTTCTGATCCCATACAGCGAAATAGCGTGGTGTATGCAATCTCTTTTCTGTCGAATTACCAAGGAAATCAGGAAGTTATTAGTACGCTGACCGAAGTAGCAGCAAACATTGCTGAGGCTCCTTTTATTAGAGCGCAAGCATTAGAAGGAATTGGCAATAAGCTCTCTCATGAGTTACCAGAAAATTTATATCAGCCAGCAGTGAATGTAATTATCCAAGGATTGGATGATACTGAAGCTGAAGTTAGGTTTTGGTCATGTTTTGCTGCCGGGGCCTTAGAAATTAAGGAGACTTTGCCCAAGCTGCAACTATTGGCGCAGACTGATAAAACAATCGTAGCTGGGTGGTGGTCTGTAGGTGAGGAAGCTGAAGATTCAGTTACTCTTATGACTGGAGGAGAACCACCACTGCGTAAACCATACAATTTACCTACCAATTAACTATATTTTCTAGAACTCTAGTGGTCTGTCTGTTTTGTATTTGCTGTTGACAGATGGCGTGTTAGAAACGGATGGTGCGTGATATTTTTACCCAACGGACAACAGAAAGTCTTTTACGGTGATGATTGTTGGAAATAAAATTATCAGTCAGGTGGGAAAAATCGGTAATTCAATCTCAAGCGATCGCGATCGCACTTTGGCCCAATAGCTGCTGAAGATTGCACTCAGAATTTATCGGGAGAAGCTCATGAACAACCAACCGAATCACAAAAACTTTAGCCCACAAGAAACGCCATGTCTTATCTGCGGCTCACAAAATTTTGTGAAGGGGTCGTACCGTTGGAGAATCAGTAAGTCAGTGGGTGTAGTGAAATAGGCAGTTATTGCAGAGGGAGCAGGGGAGCAGAGGGAGTATAGAGACAAAGATTGAGTATTTTTTACTACCAAAATAGATTGCTTATACACTTATTTCTTCCTCTTCCTCTGCTTCAAGAGCTTCCTCTGCCTCAAGAGCTTACCCATCTCACTGTTAGAGCATTGCTCCCTGTATTGCCTGCCCTGCTAGGGGAATAAAGGTAAGCAGTACTCATACAGGGCAACCTACCAGAAATATGGCAACAACTTATACCTAACTTTTTCTGTATAGCTATCGTAGCCCTTGAGTTCTTGCCGCAAAAATTGCTCCTCAAATTGAATCCGTACAACCAGGATTGTCATGGGAACGATCGTTAGTAAAGATGCTGCTACGGATTCTAACCACAAGGACATACCAACCATCACTAAAATAGCACCTGCATACATAGGATGCCGCACAACGCCGTAAACTCCCGTATCAATCACTATTTGTTGTCAGTCTGCCTGATGTTTGACCGCAGTTGCTGCAAAGGTATTTACCTTAAACGACAGAGAAATAATCCACCAACCAACGACATACACGACTAATCCCAGTACCGAAATTATCTTGCTTGGTTGAGCAAACAGATGAAATCGGAACACATCTAAGGGGATGAAGGCAATTATACCTAAGAATGTTGCGATTAATAAGCTGGCAAGAATTTTGTCAGCCAGAGGTTGTGACTCTTGAATAGGTGGTTTGAGCCAATTCCTGAGAAATTATCTAGCCAAATCGACGCAGGTGTTAGACTCACTATGAAGAAAGCTATTGAAAAACATCGCCGTCTAGTAGAATCTATTAGCATTTGGCAAAATGGCCAAGTTGTGAGATTAACCGCCATACAAATTCCTCCTCTCAACTCAGATGAGTAACCTATTTTCCCTCATTCCAGATCAAATCCGAGATAAACTACCACTGACGGAAGATAAAAAACAACTACTTCAACAGCAAACCATTAGTCAAAATATTCCAGGAACAATTCTGCGGGATTTTCAAACTATTTTAGAACTTCTCCAACCCAATGGTGTTGAAGTTAGTAGCACTTATCACCAATTATCGCTTAAATATCTCCAACAACTTAACTTACAATTGAGTTATCCCATAGATATTAACCTCAAACGTCCTGTACAAAAATCCTATCCTTATATTCACGGTCTTTATTTTCTCCTCCGCACCTCTGGACTGTCTCAAGTTATTACCGAAGGTAAAAAGAGCAAGTTAGTTTTAGACCAAAAAGTTCTGCAAATTTGGCAAGGATTAAACCACACAGAACAATATTTTACCCTGCTAGAATCTTGGTTAGTTTGGGGAGAAAGTGAACTCTTAGGCGACCAAAGAGATATGTTTGACCAAGCATATCGCTGTTTATTATTTTGGAACAATCTCCCATCATCAGGATTAAAAATTAATAATTACTCAGAACAAGATAAATTAGTTTATTATGGGTGCATCCCAGTTTTTATTATTCCAAAACAAATAAATAACAGGGAAGGATTGTTACAGAAAACGGAAGTCAGGAAGTAAGGGGATATCAGGAAGGGATAATAAAGTCATCAAGACTAGGTGTATCAATGACTCCTGAAGAAGAACAACAGATAAAAGAATATTCTCGTGCAATAGCAAAGATACTGTACAAAAGTACTACGGGTGAGCAACTCACAAGTTTGGCAAAAATAGAAGAAGTAGTACGCTCTCAAATGCGGAAGCATGTAATGCCAGAAGTAGGGTTTTTTTATCGAAAATGCCACAGGAGAAAGCAGAGGATACAAACGAAAAATAAAAAGTATTATTGGAGAACTGCCAATTACAAACTCTCAAGCACAAAAGCTAGAAATTAGACCCCATAATCAATTGAGTCCATATTTAGAAGCTTGTTGCTTACGAATCAGCGCGTCGGTATCGTATCAACGTGCGGCAGAAGATATTGAATATTTAACTGGTGTAGAAGTATCAAAAAGTGTGCAGCAACGATTAGTGCATCGTCAAAATTTTGAATTACCGCAAGTAGAATCAACTGTGGAAGAATTGAGTGTGGATGGAGGAAATATACGCATTCGTACAATCAAGGGACAAGTCTGTGATTGGAAGGGTTATAAAGCTACCTGCTTACATGAAAAACAAGCTATTGCTGCCTCATTTCAAGAAAATAGTCTTGTAATTGATTGGGTCAAAAGCCAATCAATTGCTCCTATCTTGACCTGTCTTGGCGATGGCCATGACGGTATTTGGAATATTGTCCGCGATTTTGCTCCCGAACACCAGCGTCGGGAAGTACTTGATTGGTTTCATCTGATGGAAAACCTACACAAGATTGGCGGTTCTAATCAACGGCTCAATCAGGCTAAAATCCTTCTCTGGCAAGGAAAAGTTGATGATGCTATCGCTGTCTTTGCTGACTGTCAGCTAAAACAAGCTTTTAATTTCTGTACTTATCTTGAGAAACATCGACACCGGATTGTCAATTACCAATATTATCAAGCAGAACAAATCTGTTCCATTGGTTCTGGTGCTATTGAGTCTACTGTCAAACAGATTGACCGTCGAACCAAAATTTCTGGCGCACAATGGAAATCTGATAACGTTCCTCAAGTCTTAGCTCAACGCCAGAGCTTATCTTAATGGATTAATCTTTGCTCACTAAATAAAAACTGGGATGCTCCCGATACAGCGTAAGTATATTTATTTATGTACCCATCTTATTAATACACCTAATGATAGTGCCAAATTCACTTTTTAACAGTGTAAATAAAGGTAGGTACTTTAAGAGGTAACTAAGTATGGCAACCTTATCTAATCCCACACTGTCAATCGATATTTTTACTAATTCAGAGCCTAATGTCAGTGTAAGGGTCGATGTCAGACTCACTTCGTTTGAGACTTTTCTTATTGAGAATGAGGTTGGTTTCCAGCTTACAGCTAAATTAGTTAGAGACGATGGCGGTTTAAACCTAAGAGATAATGACTTGTTCTTGTTTCCAACTCAAAACATCACTAGTGCAGGAACTTATACCTTTCAATCAACAGTTAGCTATAGCACGCTGAATGAAGATAGTGGCTTACTTAACAAAGGTAATGAGCTATTCGCCAACTTTAGCCTTACAATCACAGAACAAATGTTTCCATTAAATGTATCGATTAGCAGCCCTAGCATTGAGAGCAGGATGGTTTCATTCTCTAAAGAGACTGAAAAATCAAAGGTTCTAGCGATTAAGTAATTGCGCTCATTTAGCATCACGTTTTGTCAGAAACTCACACCCCAGGCCAAATCAATTCAAAAAAGGTATTGTAATAGTCAATACCGTTGCCAAAATAAGACAGGACTTACGCAACTGGCACAATGCGATCGCCAGTTGATAGTACATGAGTATTAATTAAATCTGATTTTGAAAGCCTTGTCTTCGTAATAGAAGTCGCTGTCTTGGAAGCAAAGCATGAAATATTCATGAGAAAATAGGTAGAAGTTGTATTAGATAAATTTGCTAACGGTAATGAGATTTACTAAGCTTAGTTACTGCCAATACTTATTAAGTAGTCAAATTAATTATACAATTACCAATTTGGCAGAGCATTTAGAGAGTATTAGTCATGATGCCATTAACTATTATTTGAAAAGAGAGAAATTAACACCTCGTTTACTATGGGATAACGTGAAAGACCTAGTTGAACCTGATGACAATGGTTACATAATATTTGATGATAGCGTTTTAGATAAAAGGTATTCTGAAGAAATAGAAATAGTCAGAAGACAATATAGTGGTAATGAGCATGGTGTCCTTAAAGGCATTGGTGTAGTTAACTGCGTGTATGTCAACCCTACACTTCAAAGATTTTGGGTCATAGATTATCGAATTTTAATCCTGATGTCGATGGCAAAACTAAGATAGACCATGTGAAAGACATGCTCCAAAGCCTTATGTATCATAAGTTTTTACCATTTGATACTGTTTTGATGGATACATGGTATGCGGTACACAGTTTAATGCTATATATTGATAGCTTAGACAAAATTTATTATTGCCCTTTAAAAAATAATCGTTTAGTTGATGATACTTTTGATAAAAAAATATAAACGGATTGAATTATTAGAATGGAACCAAGAAGAATTAGACTGTGGTAAAATCATAAAAATTAAAGGGTTCCCAGCTAATAAAAAAGTGAAACTATTCCGGGTTACTGTTTCTACCAACAGAACGGATTATGTCGCCACTAACGATTTATCTCAAAGTTCCACGGATGTTGTACAAGAGGTGTGTAAAATTCGTTGGAACATAGAGGAGTTTCACAGGGAAATTAAACAACTAACTGGCATTGAATCTTGTCAGTGCCGGAAAGCTAGGCTTCAAAGAAATCATATTGCTTGTGCAATGTTGGTTTGGGTTAGGTTAAAGAATTTAGCCTATAGAACTGGCCAAACTATCTATCAAATCAAGCATAACTTGCTTTCTAATTATTTAATTCAGCAACTGAAACGCCCAAGTATTCTTATGTGCTTGGTTTGATTTAAATTGTCGCGTGTCAAGGCTGCGCCCTGCCCGCTATTTGTGCCAGTTGCGTAAGTCCTGCCTTTTATTCAGAATACTCGGAAAGTGACAGAAGAGGGGTATTTGTCGCCAAGAAGAAAAAAATAGAACTCAAAAACGTCACAGTAATTTCTGGGATAGGTTTATATGGGTCAAAATTGGATAGTAGCTTGGCATGGGTGTCAAGCCTGGGTCGAGGAAATGGTCGGTTCCATTCGCAATAAGCAGGCATATTATCAGCGAGGTTTAAGGGCTATGAAGCTTATACAGCAAGCACTTTAACTTGCTTGTCGCCCCTTGAAGATGTAGTGTCTGCGATTTACTTTACGCCACGCCTGTGGGCTAGTTCCATAATATTCACGAAACTGACGAAAGAAGTGATTGATACTGCGATAGCCTAATGCAATAGCAATCTGCTGTATTGACTCGTCTGTTTTCAAAAGTAAGTCGCGTGCAGCTGTTACGCGCCGCCGAACAATCCAGCGATTTAGCGTTTCTCCAGTTTGATTTCTTACTAGCCCGGTCAAGTACGCTGAAGAAAAACCCAAGTACTTTGCTACATCGCGCGAACTAATGGATTCATGATAATGAGTTTCAATAAAATTAAAGATTTTTTTTAGCTGAGGACAAGTAGAAAAAAGCAAAGAAAAATTTGTGAATTCATCTGTCTGATCAGATGTAAACTCTGAGATCCTCTGAGATTCAAAGGCAAACCATTGCTTGAGAATTGCCTGTTTTTTCAGTTGAGCCGCGATCGCTCCTAGTAATTCCTCTGGAGTAAAAGGCTTGATTAGATAGTCACTCGCTCCTAGTGCCATACCTTGGCGAATCTCTGCTTTGTTGCTTTTACCAGTTAAAAAGATAAAGGGAATAACGGCGGTAGTTGGATTTTGGTGTAGCGTCTTCAAAACTCCATAACCATCTAGTTCTGGCATCATGATGTCGCAGATTGCTAAATCAGGCCGATGTTCGTGTACTTTTTGAACACCAATCCGACCATTTTTAGCGCTCATTGTTTCAAATCCTTCGCTTTCTAAGTAATCTAACAACATTTCTCTCGTTAGCTGCTCGTCTTCGATAATTAATACTTTAATCATATTTTTCCTCGCTCTCTCTATTGATTGGGCGTAAATGCAGATACTTTTGGCTGACTATTTTTTACGGGAGCGCGATACTTGCGGTGGGCAAAGCCAACGCAAACTCAGTCCCTACACCAATTTGGCTTTCTACTGTAATTTGACCACCGTGGATATCCACAAGCTTTTTCACAATGGCTAATCCCAAGCCATGACCTGGTAAGTCTTCAACATTTTTACCTCGATAAAATGGTTCAAATAATCTCTCTCGATCGCCAGGTAGAATACCAATACCTCGATCTTTAATCCGAAAAATCACCTTTCCGTCTTGGTGGTAAACGATAAAATCAACAATGCCACCAGAAGGAGAATATTTTAGCGCATTTTCAAGTAAATTCGTGAGAATAATTTGAAGCATAATTCTATCTAAGTTTGTAGACAAACAATCGTCTTGACAGCGGAAATTGATCGAGTTTTGGTAGCTTTCATTTGGATATAATTCTGCCAAGAGGTTACGGCAAAACTGAAAAATATTAAGTGGCTTTGGATCGAATTTGAGCTTTCCAGCTTCTGCTCTACCGATAATCAAAACTTCATCGATTAACAAACTCAGCATTTCGACTCCTTTTTGAAGTCGATTTACATACTCTTGGATTTTTTTCTTACTCCAGTCATCGCTATGACGTTTTAGCAAGTTTGTACAAAATGAGATCGCATTTAGTGGAACGCGCAATTCATGAGAAACCATTGAGACAAGCTGCACTCTATTCTGCACCAGTTCTTTTTCTCGTTCTAAAACTTGTTTGTACTTGGTAATATCTACTGCTGTCACCAACTTAGCTGGCTTTCCGGCAAATTCGATCGCTTTAACTGAATAGTCTAGCCAGCATTCTTCACCATTTTTGCTTAGTAACTTAATTTCTTGATATTGAGGAACAGTACAGCTATCCTGATGAATTTGGATCAGTAGAGTTGAAGCAGCTAGGAGGCAGGAGGTAGAGGACAGTTTTCCTTTTGCCTTTCTTAATAAACCGATATGGATTAGCAATTCTTCACAAGAATACCCAAACAGACAAGAGGCTGCATTATTGAAATAGAGAATACTCCCATCCGATCTTATTATAATAATTGCTTCCGATACACAGTTCATCAATGATTTAGTTAAGCATAAGTCCTCTTCTTTTATTTGCTTAGAATGTAACAGCAGATTATTAAAAACCATCTTTTTAATTCCTGCAATGAAGGTTTGATCGAAATAAAGATGGAGCTAGCAGCATATACAGCAGTTTGCAAATATGTAAGACTTAGACAAAAAACCTTTGAAACTATAACTCCTCTGCGGTGAGCCTCTTCTCTAAAAGATGCTTTGCAAATACGTCTAAGTTTATTGCGCGACCTCTGCGTAAGCCCTAAGATGGACAGAATTAGAAGTCGCTTATTACCTAGTTAATATTTACCATAACTTAGTTAATAACACAACAAAAATTAGATTAATTGATTAAGGTTAACCAAAGATTAACTTAAGTTAATCTTTGAAAAAAAATTAAAAATGTGAGTCAACAGATATTTTTAGCTCTCATCAGCATCACAGAAGGCTAAAACTAAAACTCAATTCAGTGACGTGATCGCATCACTAAAAATAAGTCGAAAATCCCCTTAAATAGACTATTCTGGAGATTTAACACCATCTTCTCGACGAACCTAAACGATAGTAGTTCTCGTGATAGAGCAAAAACTTATTGTTGGTACAGCCGCCAAGTGGTAGCATAAAATTAAGGATGTTCTGTAATAAGTTCATATAAATAAAGTTAATACAAAAGTTAACTTATAATCAACTAGTTTATATACTCTTAAGGGTCGATGAATTTAGAAGAAGTAACAAAAACTATAGATAATGTAGTTTTCGCTAACACAGGTCGGCACTTGAGAGATGTCGAAGCTGTTGTGTTGAAAGGAGCTTGGCAAGCTAAAACTTACGAACAGATTGCCGAAACTTGTGAATATAGCCTGAATTACATCAAACAAGTAGCCGCCCCCAAGTTTTGGAAATTATTGTCAGAAGTCTTGGGAGAGAATATCAGTAAAACGAATTTTCGATTTATCATTGAGCGACAGTGGGGAGGACAGACAGAGAAAATATCATCTTCCCTTGAATTGCAGAATTCTTTATCAGCAGGAAACATAAATAATATAGATGCAAGCCTACCCTTGGAAATCAGCAATGAGCTAAAAAGTCAAGATTGGGGTGAAGTACCAGAAATAAATACTTTCTACGGGCGCACTCAAGAACTTGCCATGTTAAAGAAATGGCTCGTAAATGATAGCTGTCGGCTAGTAGCAGTTGTTGGGATGGGCGGAATTGGCAAAACAACCCTGTGCGTACACAGCATTCACCAAACACAGGATGAGTTTGAGTTTGTAATTTGGCGAGATTTAAGGAGCGCTCCATCAGTCAGCAAACTATTGGCTGAACTGACACAATTTCTTTCTCCTCAGTCAAAAAATTATTTCACAGAAGAAGACATCGACGCTCAAATCTCTGATTTTATTGGTCTTTTACGCCAACACCGATGTCTAATCGTTTTAGATACAACGACGGTAATCCAGCAAAGTAGTCATTTTGCGGGGCATTATCGAGAAGGATATCAAACTTATGGCAAACTCTTAAAACGATTAGGACAAGAGTCTCATCGCAGCTGCTTAATGTGGATAGCTCGTGAGAAACCGCGAGAAATCGTTTTGATGGAAGGAGAAAATCGTCCGGT
The Nostoc punctiforme PCC 73102 genome window above contains:
- a CDS encoding IS701-like element ISNpu5 family transposase; the encoded protein is MVEPRSPIKTVKFVDEYCLWYKNLFSDVRNFEAFKYLHIGCISDLKRKSLPEIAKIVGLDNYQGLHHFLTTPSWSVEQLRALRLQLILEVLKGRPIILIIDETGDKKKGNTTDYVKRQYIGNLGKVENGVVAVTAYGMFCGMTFPLLFEVYKPREKLKPGDKYLTKPQIGAMLIRKLQLMGFKFNLVLADSLYGESSTNFIPVLDELDLNYLVAIRSNHSVALLKGQYTQYLNWHKFKRVFSDLSSENRFIREIIHGKRSNHRYWQITTDTLNLPGNSTWYVMSKYPDITPREVGNFYGFRTWVEYGLKQSKNQLGWADYRFTCYEDIERWWEIICSAYLMVSLHSESLRPYPLDSQSTFASHQRWDNGKGWKNILNNLRLILQPFTLFNLIQPWLSVFPIPHLSLGFAKLQSVVYYLTYPTFISLTDPDFYFSSA
- a CDS encoding methyltransferase family protein, encoding MIDTGVYGVVRHPMYAGAILVMVGMSLWLESVAASLLTIVPMTILVVRIQFEEQFLRQELKGYDSYTEKVRYKLLPYFW
- a CDS encoding NB-ARC domain-containing protein, giving the protein MNLEEVTKTIDNVVFANTGRHLRDVEAVVLKGAWQAKTYEQIAETCEYSLNYIKQVAAPKFWKLLSEVLGENISKTNFRFIIERQWGGQTEKISSSLELQNSLSAGNINNIDASLPLEISNELKSQDWGEVPEINTFYGRTQELAMLKKWLVNDSCRLVAVVGMGGIGKTTLCVHSIHQTQDEFEFVIWRDLRSAPSVSKLLAELTQFLSPQSKNYFTEEDIDAQISDFIGLLRQHRCLIVLDTTTVIQQSSHFAGHYREGYQTYGKLLKRLGQESHRSCLMWIAREKPREIVLMEGENRPVRSLYLKGLNSQAKEIFQEKNLLDPNSWEDLIQLYRGNPLALKIVASTIQELFGGKVSAFLKQETIVFGELNDILDEQFECISALEQEILYWLAIECQPISLSQLRADILAPVAQSELIEGLESLLRRSLIERTVAQEEVIFSLQQPVVSQYVINQICERICTEIQEFSKNHKIEKIELLKTLVLVKKTQDNEAIQDMQTRLILKPIKNQLCKILRDESLISEQLTKILSLLQGKTALVVGYAKSNIESLLLELKLDLGDLSYR
- a CDS encoding ISKra4-like element ISNpu15 family transposase (programmed frameshift); translation: MTPEEEQQIKEYSRAIAKILYKSTTGEQLTSLAKIEEVVRSQMRKHVMPEVGFFIENATGESRGYKRKIKSIIGELPITNSQAQKLEIRPHNQLSPYLEACCLRISASVSYQRAAEDIEYLTGVEVSKSVQQRLVHRQNFELPQVESTVEELSVDGGNIRIRTIKGQVCDWKGYKATCLHEKQAIAASFQENSLVIDWVKSQSIAPILTCLGDGHDGIWNIVRDFAPEHQRREVLDWFHLMENLHKIGGSNQRLNQAKILLWQGKVDDAIAVFADCQLKQAFNFCTYLEKHRHRIVNYQYYQAEQICSIGSGAIESTVKQIDRRTKISGAQWKSDNVPQVLAQRQSLS
- a CDS encoding HEAT repeat domain-containing protein, with amino-acid sequence MDLAATSLSLIATERHLKSLLSILSISSDPIQRNSVVYAISFLSNYQGNQEVISTLTEVAANIAEAPFIRAQALEGIGNKLSHELPENLYQPAVNVIIQGLDDTEAEVRFWSCFAAGALEIKETLPKLQLLAQTDKTIVAGWWSVGEEAEDSVTLMTGGEPPLRKPYNLPTN
- a CDS encoding response regulator — translated: MIKVLIIEDEQLTREMLLDYLESEGFETMSAKNGRIGVQKVHEHRPDLAICDIMMPELDGYGVLKTLHQNPTTAVIPFIFLTGKSNKAEIRQGMALGASDYLIKPFTPEELLGAIAAQLKKQAILKQWFAFESQRISEFTSDQTDEFTNFSLLFSTCPQLKKIFNFIETHYHESISSRDVAKYLGFSSAYLTGLVRNQTGETLNRWIVRRRVTAARDLLLKTDESIQQIAIALGYRSINHFFRQFREYYGTSPQAWRKVNRRHYIFKGRQAS
- a CDS encoding PAS domain-containing sensor histidine kinase, which produces MVFNNLLLHSKQIKEEDLCLTKSLMNCVSEAIIIIRSDGSILYFNNAASCLFGYSCEELLIHIGLLRKAKGKLSSTSCLLAASTLLIQIHQDSCTVPQYQEIKLLSKNGEECWLDYSVKAIEFAGKPAKLVTAVDITKYKQVLEREKELVQNRVQLVSMVSHELRVPLNAISFCTNLLKRHSDDWSKKKIQEYVNRLQKGVEMLSLLIDEVLIIGRAEAGKLKFDPKPLNIFQFCRNLLAELYPNESYQNSINFRCQDDCLSTNLDRIMLQIILTNLLENALKYSPSGGIVDFIVYHQDGKVIFRIKDRGIGILPGDRERLFEPFYRGKNVEDLPGHGLGLAIVKKLVDIHGGQITVESQIGVGTEFALALPTASIALP